A single window of Halobacillus naozhouensis DNA harbors:
- a CDS encoding DUF86 domain-containing protein has product MYFVDRKKIEELLLYMDTLLAEQKKQTFQTFSDYLGLERVTHLCVEIIIDVGNQMIDGFIMRDPGSYEDIIDILTDEKVLPEEELNAYKEIIRLRKMVVQHYLKVDHEAIMHSWDRNSESLSHFPDRVRKYLNDELGPVSAFSNE; this is encoded by the coding sequence ATGTATTTTGTGGATCGAAAAAAAATTGAAGAATTATTGTTATATATGGACACATTATTAGCGGAACAAAAGAAGCAAACATTTCAAACATTTAGCGACTATTTAGGCTTAGAAAGGGTGACACATCTTTGTGTGGAAATAATCATTGATGTCGGAAATCAAATGATTGATGGCTTTATAATGCGTGATCCAGGAAGCTATGAGGATATTATTGATATTTTAACGGATGAAAAGGTGCTTCCTGAAGAGGAATTAAACGCCTATAAAGAAATAATCAGACTTCGTAAAATGGTTGTTCAGCATTATTTAAAGGTTGACCATGAAGCAATCATGCATAGTTGGGATCGAAATAGTGAATCGCTTAGTCATTTTCCAGACCGTGTTCGTAAGTATTTGAATGACGAGTTAGGTCCTGTCAGTGCTTTCTCAAACGAATAG
- a CDS encoding Na+/H+ antiporter NhaC family protein, with protein sequence MEGTIYSLIPPLLMLGLVIVTRKVILSLAAGILVGAFMLTQLNIVEGIQLIWSVFATIFYSEGALNTGNIYLLAFLLLLGIATAFMTASGSSRAFGKWAVNRIKTRKGAKLVPVLLGIIIFIDDYFNALAVGQVARPVTDRHKISRAKLAYYIDSTSAPVTVISPISSWGAYIIGTIGSILAANEIANYQAFEAFVRMIPYNFYVFAALLLVFLTVFMKVDIGPMRKHERRAVQTGELIDPERKDDVPGDLNDEFSEHNHGKMSHLIWPIAVLIVGTVTSMMITGIRNSPASVDLLSIFANTNVNISLFIGGLLSVILALFLYIKQPEPKSGMNHVFVEGIKAMLPAVYILLFAWMIGDIINQLGTGEYLVSFVNQASISVSLLPFLIFIVAGFMALATGTSWGTFGIMLPIAGQIAAGIDVSLVIPALSAVLAGSVFGDHCSPISDTTILSSTGAGSNHIDHVLTQLPYAFIAALAAGVGYLLLGYTGQLIWAFIITLIITAVLAAIVHFALSKDYGTR encoded by the coding sequence TTGGAAGGAACCATTTACTCATTAATTCCACCATTGCTAATGCTTGGGCTTGTAATTGTAACGAGAAAAGTCATATTATCACTAGCTGCAGGCATCCTTGTCGGAGCATTTATGTTGACACAATTAAATATTGTGGAAGGAATCCAATTGATTTGGAGCGTTTTCGCTACGATTTTTTATAGCGAAGGGGCTCTCAATACAGGCAATATTTATTTATTAGCATTTTTACTATTACTCGGAATTGCTACAGCCTTTATGACAGCCTCTGGAAGCAGCAGAGCCTTTGGTAAATGGGCTGTGAACCGTATTAAAACTCGAAAAGGGGCAAAGCTTGTTCCTGTCTTGTTAGGAATTATTATTTTTATTGATGATTATTTTAATGCCCTTGCTGTTGGCCAGGTGGCCAGGCCTGTTACAGACCGCCACAAAATTTCCAGGGCCAAGCTGGCATACTATATAGACTCAACATCGGCACCGGTAACTGTGATTTCGCCCATTTCAAGCTGGGGCGCTTATATTATCGGAACAATCGGAAGTATTCTAGCTGCAAACGAAATTGCCAATTATCAAGCGTTTGAAGCTTTCGTCAGAATGATTCCTTACAACTTCTATGTTTTTGCAGCATTACTTCTTGTTTTTCTTACCGTATTTATGAAAGTAGACATTGGCCCGATGCGTAAGCACGAACGCAGGGCGGTTCAAACAGGTGAACTCATTGACCCTGAAAGAAAAGATGATGTTCCCGGGGATTTAAATGATGAATTTTCAGAGCATAATCATGGAAAGATGTCTCATCTTATTTGGCCGATTGCAGTATTAATTGTGGGTACAGTTACGTCCATGATGATAACCGGTATAAGAAATTCACCAGCGTCCGTGGACTTATTAAGTATATTTGCTAATACAAATGTAAACATTTCATTATTTATAGGTGGATTATTATCAGTAATTTTGGCACTATTCCTTTATATTAAGCAGCCTGAACCTAAATCAGGTATGAATCATGTATTTGTGGAAGGAATAAAGGCGATGTTGCCTGCCGTGTATATTCTCCTTTTCGCCTGGATGATCGGAGATATAATCAATCAGCTTGGGACAGGAGAGTATCTGGTCAGTTTTGTGAACCAGGCGTCAATTAGCGTATCTTTACTTCCATTTCTAATTTTCATTGTGGCAGGATTCATGGCTTTAGCTACAGGGACATCATGGGGTACGTTTGGTATCATGCTGCCGATAGCAGGCCAGATTGCTGCGGGGATTGATGTGAGCCTGGTCATACCTGCTTTATCTGCTGTGCTGGCAGGTTCTGTATTTGGAGATCACTGCTCACCTATTTCGGACACGACGATCCTGTCTTCAACAGGTGCTGGCTCCAACCATATCGATCATGTACTAACACAATTGCCTTACGCCTTTATAGCTGCATTAGCTGCAGGAGTTGGCTATTTACTGTTAGGTTATACAGGACAATTAATATGGGCATTCATAATTACGCTTATTATCACTGCGGTACTAGCCGCGATTGTCCATTTTGCTTTATCAAAAGACTATGGTACTAGGTAA
- the yunB gene encoding sporulation protein YunB, with protein sequence MRKKKANPPSIGKRILITFICFLIITGSCLWLIDKGITPAIQDIANTKAHQLARVAINEAVSRQISEGINYDDLVEIEKDDEGNIVSMGWNSLVVNKALRDTTIRVQHFLRRMEQNDLPMDVTLEADLEPQEGDPSVEPVTLIRVPIGLATNNTLLSNLGPEVPVQLQVIGDVQTQFKNEITEYGINSAHFQLWIHYKVSLRVVIPFSSEPTVVSNKIPIDTRMVMGEVPEFYNEDGNNESPTFSIPMDPLQ encoded by the coding sequence ATGAGAAAAAAGAAAGCGAATCCACCCTCAATCGGGAAGAGGATCCTTATTACATTTATTTGTTTTCTGATCATCACTGGTTCATGCCTGTGGCTAATTGACAAAGGAATCACACCAGCCATACAAGATATTGCAAATACTAAAGCCCATCAATTGGCGAGGGTTGCTATTAACGAAGCGGTCAGCAGGCAAATCTCCGAGGGTATAAATTACGACGACTTGGTGGAGATTGAAAAAGATGATGAAGGAAACATAGTTTCAATGGGCTGGAATTCTCTCGTTGTGAACAAAGCTTTAAGGGATACCACTATTAGAGTACAGCATTTTCTTAGACGAATGGAACAAAATGATCTGCCCATGGATGTAACATTAGAAGCGGATCTTGAGCCGCAAGAAGGGGATCCGAGTGTAGAACCAGTGACTTTAATTCGAGTACCAATAGGACTGGCAACAAACAACACACTTCTATCAAACTTGGGGCCTGAGGTACCAGTTCAGTTACAGGTGATTGGAGATGTTCAAACACAATTTAAAAATGAAATTACCGAATATGGAATTAACTCTGCACATTTTCAATTATGGATTCATTATAAAGTTAGCTTGCGAGTGGTCATCCCTTTTTCTTCAGAACCTACGGTAGTATCCAATAAAATTCCGATAGATACTCGCATGGTTATGGGTGAAGTGCCTGAATTTTATAATGAAGACGGGAACAATGAGTCTCCAACCTTCTCTATCCCAATGGACCCCTTGCAATAA
- a CDS encoding methionine/alanine import family NSS transporter small subunit: MAIVMFIITIVIIWGGLALSITNAVKKSKSQS; encoded by the coding sequence ATGGCTATCGTTATGTTTATTATCACTATAGTTATAATTTGGGGCGGCCTGGCACTTAGTATAACGAATGCAGTAAAAAAATCTAAATCTCAAAGCTAG
- a CDS encoding M23 family metallopeptidase — protein sequence MITAVCQLFTMYNVSASEESERMSLYKKTSAVTNIPWYYFAAIDQYERQIHDEIPEGRVTAIQPDPLFWRGVNEPSMFFPDGWGASGNDDAKAEMTNDEDILWSLGNYIKSYGTTKDDIRIALWNYYKRDLTVQTIMNTAQVFKKFQTVSLTDRDFPLPLEANYSYNNTWGDVRGFGGRRIHEGTDIFANYGVPVKSTTYGVVEMKGWNKYGGWRIGIRDIYNIYHYYAHLNGFKDGIKVGDVVKPGDVIGSVGATGYGPPGTSGKFPPHLHYGMYKDNGEHEWSFDPYPYLKKWEKLARKSQ from the coding sequence ATGATTACAGCTGTCTGTCAGTTATTTACCATGTACAATGTTTCAGCTAGCGAAGAGTCTGAACGCATGTCCCTTTACAAAAAAACATCTGCTGTCACCAATATTCCATGGTATTACTTTGCCGCTATTGATCAATACGAACGTCAAATACACGATGAGATACCTGAAGGAAGAGTAACAGCAATTCAGCCAGATCCATTATTTTGGAGAGGAGTCAATGAACCTTCGATGTTTTTCCCAGATGGATGGGGAGCCAGCGGAAACGATGACGCGAAAGCTGAGATGACAAATGATGAAGATATTCTTTGGTCTTTAGGTAATTATATAAAGTCATATGGAACCACTAAAGATGATATAAGAATAGCATTATGGAATTATTATAAACGTGATTTAACCGTCCAAACCATTATGAATACTGCTCAAGTATTTAAAAAGTTCCAAACTGTTTCACTGACGGATCGGGACTTCCCTCTGCCCTTGGAAGCCAATTACAGTTACAACAATACATGGGGAGATGTGCGAGGATTTGGAGGAAGGCGAATCCATGAAGGAACTGACATCTTTGCGAACTATGGAGTTCCTGTAAAGTCCACCACATATGGAGTGGTTGAAATGAAAGGCTGGAATAAGTACGGTGGATGGAGAATTGGAATTAGGGATATTTATAATATTTACCATTATTATGCCCATTTAAATGGGTTTAAAGATGGAATCAAAGTGGGAGACGTAGTGAAGCCCGGAGATGTGATAGGAAGTGTCGGGGCTACCGGTTATGGACCTCCTGGCACCTCAGGAAAATTCCCACCCCACCTCCATTACGGCATGTACAAAGATAATGGAGAACACGAATGGTCCTTTGACCCTTATCCTTATTTGAAGAAGTGGGAAAAATTAGCCCGGAAATCACAATAG
- the glpX gene encoding class II fructose-bisphosphatase has product MDRELALELVRVTEAAAIASAQWMGRGDKMNADDAATTAMRTIFDSVSMDGVVVIGEGELDEAPMLYIGEELGDKAGPKVDIAVDPLEGTNIVAKGHNNAMAVIAAAERGTLLHAPDMYMDKIAAGKKAKGLIHIDDPIERTIDIVARANNKRIEDLTVIIQERERHQEIIDRIIKKGARVKLFGDGDVGASIATCLPQTGVDLFVGTGGAPEGVISAAAIKSLGGDMQARLVPQNEEESQRCQTMGLEDPLQHLTLNDLVRGDDAIFAATGVTEGELLNGVKFLGGDLVETDSIVMRAKTRTVRFIKANHHLDHKPHLKFEK; this is encoded by the coding sequence TTGGATAGAGAACTCGCATTAGAACTAGTACGTGTAACAGAGGCAGCAGCTATTGCTTCCGCCCAATGGATGGGCCGCGGTGATAAAATGAACGCAGATGATGCGGCTACAACAGCAATGAGAACTATTTTTGATTCTGTTTCGATGGACGGTGTTGTTGTCATCGGTGAAGGCGAATTAGACGAAGCCCCTATGCTTTACATTGGTGAAGAACTTGGGGATAAGGCAGGGCCTAAAGTTGATATCGCTGTTGATCCTTTAGAAGGTACTAATATTGTAGCAAAGGGTCATAATAATGCCATGGCAGTTATTGCAGCAGCCGAACGCGGCACCTTGCTTCATGCTCCTGATATGTACATGGACAAAATAGCAGCAGGTAAAAAGGCTAAAGGTCTCATACATATCGACGATCCTATAGAACGAACCATTGATATCGTTGCTAGAGCAAATAATAAACGTATTGAAGATCTAACTGTTATTATTCAAGAACGCGAACGCCATCAGGAAATCATCGATCGCATCATTAAAAAAGGTGCCCGTGTAAAGCTCTTTGGTGACGGAGACGTTGGTGCTTCGATTGCAACATGTCTGCCCCAAACAGGTGTCGACCTTTTTGTAGGGACTGGAGGTGCACCTGAGGGTGTCATATCTGCTGCTGCGATCAAAAGCCTTGGCGGTGATATGCAAGCCAGACTTGTCCCTCAGAATGAAGAAGAATCACAGCGCTGCCAGACAATGGGACTTGAAGACCCCCTTCAGCACCTTACTTTAAATGATCTAGTCCGAGGTGATGATGCAATCTTCGCAGCTACGGGTGTAACAGAAGGTGAACTGCTAAACGGCGTGAAGTTTCTTGGCGGCGACCTCGTTGAAACGGACTCAATTGTAATGCGAGCCAAAACACGTACAGTCCGTTTTATTAAAGCTAACCACCACCTGGACCATAAGCCACATCTAAAGTTTGAAAAATAG
- a CDS encoding sodium-dependent transporter, whose translation MENRSQWGSRAGFLFAAMGSAIGLGNIWRFPATAYESGGGAFIIPYLFALLTAGIPLLILEYTVGHKHRGSAPKSLGRVRKGFEWIGWWQVTIAFIISTYYAVIIAWAIMYAYYSFGLTWGDDPTSFFVGDFLTLTDPGTFGGLVPKILLPLLVVWVITLGVLSKGVKKGIERANKFFIPTLVILFTIMVIRAVTLPGAADGLSAFFTPDWSSIADPQVWVAAYGQIFFSLSIAFAIMVTYASYLPKKSDITNNAFITGFANSSFEILAGIGVFAAIGFMAFTYDTSVSQLAAEKGVGGVGLAFMVFPEIVSQIPGIPRIFGFLFFATLVLAGLSSLISITETYVAAVSEKFNISRGKSIAIGGGLSALISLLYATRGGLNLLDTVDHFINSYGVAMAGLFEVVALAWFAKGLKGFQSHANDISDIRLGTWWRVCLGIITPIVLGYMLLQNLRSELSAAYGGYPIDFLFNFGWIVAIGAIFVGALMSIKKWPNNELEQQSNKEKKEVAR comes from the coding sequence ATGGAAAATCGATCACAATGGGGGTCACGGGCAGGTTTTTTGTTTGCTGCCATGGGTTCGGCAATTGGTTTAGGGAACATCTGGCGCTTCCCCGCCACAGCCTATGAAAGTGGAGGCGGCGCATTTATTATTCCTTATCTGTTTGCATTGTTAACAGCAGGTATACCGTTACTAATTTTGGAGTACACGGTAGGCCATAAGCACCGTGGTTCGGCTCCTAAGTCTCTTGGCAGGGTCCGAAAAGGGTTCGAATGGATAGGCTGGTGGCAAGTAACGATTGCTTTCATTATTTCTACTTATTACGCTGTGATTATTGCCTGGGCAATTATGTATGCATATTATTCCTTTGGTTTAACATGGGGCGATGATCCTACCAGCTTTTTTGTAGGAGACTTTTTAACACTTACAGATCCAGGGACATTTGGAGGCCTAGTACCAAAAATATTACTTCCGCTGTTAGTTGTCTGGGTTATTACATTGGGAGTTCTTTCTAAAGGTGTTAAGAAAGGAATCGAAAGAGCAAACAAATTTTTTATTCCTACTTTAGTTATCTTGTTTACGATAATGGTTATCCGAGCAGTAACTTTGCCGGGAGCTGCAGACGGTCTCTCAGCATTCTTTACGCCTGATTGGTCAAGTATTGCAGATCCACAGGTTTGGGTAGCAGCATATGGACAAATTTTCTTCAGTTTATCAATTGCTTTTGCTATTATGGTGACATATGCTTCCTATCTTCCTAAGAAATCTGATATAACGAATAATGCATTTATTACCGGGTTTGCCAACTCTTCCTTTGAAATCCTGGCGGGAATTGGGGTATTTGCTGCAATTGGTTTTATGGCTTTTACCTATGATACATCCGTCAGTCAGCTAGCGGCTGAAAAAGGTGTAGGAGGAGTAGGACTTGCCTTCATGGTATTCCCGGAAATTGTTAGCCAAATTCCTGGAATTCCAAGAATCTTCGGTTTTCTATTTTTTGCAACTTTAGTATTGGCTGGATTGTCTTCTCTTATTTCTATTACTGAAACGTACGTTGCAGCCGTATCCGAGAAATTCAATATTTCACGAGGCAAATCAATTGCCATCGGGGGCGGGCTTTCTGCTCTAATTTCTTTACTTTACGCAACAAGAGGCGGACTGAACCTATTAGATACTGTCGATCATTTCATTAACAGCTATGGGGTAGCAATGGCAGGCTTGTTCGAAGTTGTGGCCTTAGCCTGGTTTGCTAAAGGACTTAAAGGTTTCCAGTCTCATGCTAACGATATTTCTGATATTAGATTAGGTACCTGGTGGCGAGTTTGTTTAGGGATCATCACACCAATAGTACTTGGCTACATGCTGCTGCAAAACTTACGCTCTGAACTATCAGCTGCATACGGAGGTTATCCAATTGATTTCTTATTTAACTTTGGGTGGATTGTTGCCATTGGAGCCATTTTTGTCGGGGCATTAATGTCCATTAAAAAATGGCCTAACAATGAACTGGAGCAGCAGTCAAATAAAGAGAAGAAGGAGGTTGCTCGCTAA
- a CDS encoding bifunctional metallophosphatase/5'-nucleotidase, with protein sequence MKEKIFLYYTSDLHSHFENWPQIIGHFNQRKKLHDINEESYWLLDNGDHVDRFHPLTEGLMGKGNVELLNEAGYSFANLGNNEGITLSYDDLYSLYDKADFDVVCANLQSQKNNQPYWLKPYKVVRSKHGVRVGVVGLTAPFETFYRLLGWSIASPFDVLDKLLEEVQKQADIVVLLSHLGMYDDEEIARRYRGVDIIIGGHTHHLFQNGEITNESLLTAVGKHGTHLGEVLIEWDHETHSISNKEAYAVPTEHMKKDNIVTSQVEDKRRHAIEHLQTPLASIERPLKVAWFKETPLMKQFTKGMQDWTDADLAMLNSGVLLDHIHPGEITLEDIHRICPHPMNPCKVELFGDELLEVIRVAHTKKLTEIRLKGLGFRGEVIGKMVFSGVEIETEEGSDGEFHVRDVRMNGKAIDQERAYTLATADTFTFGRLFPEIAYAKNKRYYMPELLRDVLAQSLRSLCNENRGANF encoded by the coding sequence ATGAAGGAAAAAATCTTTTTATATTATACCAGTGATTTGCATAGCCACTTTGAGAATTGGCCTCAAATTATAGGTCATTTTAATCAACGAAAAAAGCTGCACGATATAAATGAGGAGAGCTATTGGCTGCTGGACAATGGGGATCATGTTGATCGATTTCATCCATTAACGGAAGGGTTGATGGGAAAAGGCAATGTTGAACTTCTTAACGAAGCAGGCTATAGTTTTGCAAACTTAGGAAATAACGAAGGAATCACCTTATCTTATGATGATCTATATTCTTTATATGATAAAGCCGATTTCGATGTGGTTTGTGCTAATTTACAATCTCAAAAAAATAATCAGCCTTATTGGTTAAAACCTTACAAAGTAGTTCGATCAAAGCACGGCGTTAGGGTCGGTGTGGTAGGACTTACGGCTCCTTTTGAGACGTTTTACAGACTGCTGGGCTGGTCAATTGCTTCACCTTTCGATGTGTTGGACAAGCTTTTGGAAGAGGTTCAGAAACAAGCAGATATCGTTGTCCTTCTATCTCATCTTGGGATGTATGATGATGAAGAGATTGCCAGACGTTATCGGGGTGTTGATATTATTATAGGAGGACATACGCATCACCTCTTTCAAAATGGTGAGATAACGAATGAATCCCTTCTAACAGCCGTTGGTAAGCACGGAACTCATTTAGGTGAAGTGTTAATTGAATGGGATCATGAAACGCATTCGATAAGTAACAAGGAAGCTTACGCTGTCCCTACAGAACATATGAAGAAAGATAACATAGTGACGAGTCAGGTAGAAGATAAGAGACGCCATGCAATTGAACATTTGCAAACCCCTTTAGCGAGCATCGAGCGGCCTTTAAAAGTTGCCTGGTTCAAGGAAACACCGCTTATGAAACAGTTTACCAAAGGTATGCAGGATTGGACTGATGCAGATCTTGCTATGCTGAATTCGGGTGTATTATTGGACCATATTCATCCTGGGGAAATTACGCTGGAGGACATTCATAGAATTTGCCCTCACCCAATGAATCCATGTAAAGTTGAGCTTTTTGGTGACGAACTATTGGAAGTGATACGTGTTGCTCATACAAAAAAACTGACGGAAATTCGTTTGAAAGGCTTAGGGTTTAGAGGAGAGGTGATTGGTAAAATGGTGTTTTCAGGGGTGGAAATAGAAACCGAAGAAGGTTCTGATGGTGAATTCCACGTCCGTGATGTGCGTATGAACGGCAAGGCGATTGACCAGGAGAGAGCTTATACACTGGCCACTGCTGACACGTTTACGTTTGGCAGACTTTTTCCTGAGATCGCCTATGCTAAAAATAAAAGATATTATATGCCAGAGCTGCTGCGCGATGTTCTTGCACAGTCTCTACGGTCATTGTGTAATGAGAACAGAGGTGCTAACTTCTAA
- a CDS encoding phosphatidylglycerophosphatase A family protein, with amino-acid sequence MSGENRTMTVLEKKAREWLIERGVTVDDMAELVHYLQSKYHPKLTMEECRFNVNQVLKKREVQNAIVTGIQLDVLAEQKKLEEPLQSTIEVDEGLYGVDEIIAFSIVNVYGSIGFTNYGYIDKQKPGILKALNDKSSGNCHTFLDDIVGAIAAAASSRLAHSAVGEAEEE; translated from the coding sequence ATGAGTGGAGAAAATCGAACAATGACTGTATTAGAGAAAAAAGCAAGAGAATGGCTGATTGAAAGAGGTGTAACTGTCGACGATATGGCTGAACTTGTCCATTATCTTCAATCGAAATACCATCCTAAACTAACCATGGAGGAGTGTCGCTTTAACGTTAATCAAGTACTTAAAAAGCGGGAAGTGCAAAATGCGATCGTCACAGGGATACAACTCGATGTGCTCGCTGAACAAAAAAAGCTTGAAGAACCGCTTCAATCCACCATTGAAGTGGATGAAGGGTTATATGGGGTAGATGAAATCATCGCCTTTTCTATTGTAAATGTTTATGGATCCATTGGTTTCACAAATTATGGGTATATTGATAAACAGAAGCCCGGAATCCTTAAGGCCCTGAATGATAAATCCTCCGGTAATTGTCATACCTTCTTAGACGACATCGTTGGAGCCATTGCAGCGGCTGCCTCAAGCAGACTTGCCCACAGTGCGGTTGGCGAAGCAGAAGAAGAATAA
- a CDS encoding TIGR01457 family HAD-type hydrolase — MKQYKAYFIDLDGTMYRGKDPIPGAAEFVKFVQGQSIPFIYLTNNSSAKPEQVAKKLNDMGIPATGDQVFTSSLATAKYVSSIKTQAKVYVIGEEGLYDALEKEGHEAVDHGADYVIIGIDRNISYEKLAKACLNVRNGAKLISTNKDAAIPTDRGMLPGNGALTSVVAVSTGAKPIFVGKPEAIAMEQALDKAGLEKKDVLMVGDNYETDILAGINAGLDTLMVETGVTSFKDIQYSVKQPTYKMKDLYEWLKR, encoded by the coding sequence ATGAAACAATACAAGGCTTATTTTATCGATTTAGATGGAACCATGTATAGAGGAAAAGACCCAATTCCCGGAGCTGCAGAGTTTGTTAAGTTTGTACAGGGACAATCGATTCCCTTTATATATTTGACGAATAATTCATCGGCTAAACCTGAGCAGGTTGCTAAGAAGTTGAATGATATGGGCATCCCTGCTACAGGCGATCAAGTGTTTACGTCAAGTCTGGCGACAGCAAAGTATGTCTCTTCAATAAAAACACAAGCAAAGGTATATGTGATTGGAGAGGAAGGCCTTTATGATGCCCTGGAGAAAGAGGGGCATGAAGCGGTGGATCATGGAGCAGATTATGTGATTATAGGTATTGATCGCAATATTTCCTATGAAAAGCTTGCCAAAGCCTGTTTAAATGTTCGAAATGGCGCGAAGTTAATAAGTACGAACAAGGATGCTGCCATTCCAACAGATAGAGGAATGCTTCCGGGAAATGGAGCGTTAACTTCAGTAGTGGCTGTCAGCACAGGGGCAAAACCAATCTTCGTTGGTAAACCGGAAGCGATTGCGATGGAGCAAGCTTTGGATAAAGCTGGCTTAGAAAAAAAAGATGTCCTCATGGTTGGTGATAATTATGAGACAGATATTCTGGCAGGAATAAATGCAGGTCTTGATACACTGATGGTTGAAACGGGTGTTACTTCTTTTAAGGACATTCAATATAGCGTGAAACAGCCAACCTACAAAATGAAGGACTTATATGAGTGGTTAAAAAGATAA
- a CDS encoding YhcN/YlaJ family sporulation lipoprotein, translating into MKNYRLFTLIMGLTFLLLAGCTEAQQEEARDQGTDEALHRNEMDDYNDRPMEGQVGYVRYEKDQLDQDAEQNQNFKVNKEKVADMISRMILKYEEFEDVATLVTDEEVLVAYQAPDGQDRELSADMVKKTAYSLVPSFYHVYISDNPSAFGDIQSLSNSTVYDDQYNEVIDNIIQKMKEAPQGKDEPSENTDAS; encoded by the coding sequence ATGAAAAATTATAGATTATTTACCCTTATAATGGGGCTGACTTTCCTGCTATTAGCCGGTTGTACGGAAGCTCAACAAGAAGAAGCAAGAGACCAGGGAACGGATGAGGCCTTACATCGAAATGAAATGGACGACTATAACGACCGTCCCATGGAAGGACAAGTAGGTTACGTTCGTTACGAAAAAGATCAACTTGACCAAGATGCTGAACAAAATCAGAACTTTAAAGTCAATAAAGAAAAAGTGGCAGATATGATTTCACGTATGATTCTCAAATACGAAGAATTTGAAGACGTAGCGACTCTCGTTACTGATGAAGAAGTTCTTGTTGCTTATCAGGCACCGGACGGACAAGATCGCGAGCTATCAGCAGATATGGTTAAAAAAACAGCCTATTCATTAGTTCCAAGTTTTTACCATGTATATATCTCTGATAATCCCTCTGCATTTGGCGATATCCAAAGCTTAAGTAACTCGACAGTTTATGATGATCAATATAATGAAGTGATCGATAACATTATTCAAAAAATGAAGGAAGCCCCTCAGGGTAAAGACGAACCGTCCGAAAATACTGACGCGTCCTAA
- a CDS encoding DUF3055 domain-containing protein → MSDDQLIKDVTEHSTTRFVVFVVGGHLYELAFLHTEHYPDQTMVLDLNKNRFGLIDHETLDRPNYLEHVFQINEIDAEKLRARLHELI, encoded by the coding sequence ATGAGTGATGATCAACTCATCAAGGATGTTACAGAACATTCAACAACCCGCTTCGTAGTGTTTGTTGTCGGGGGGCACCTATATGAATTAGCCTTCCTTCACACAGAGCACTATCCTGACCAAACCATGGTTTTAGACCTTAATAAGAACAGATTCGGTCTTATAGATCACGAAACCCTGGATAGACCAAACTATCTTGAACATGTTTTTCAAATTAATGAGATTGATGCAGAAAAACTTAGAGCACGGTTACACGAACTTATTTAA
- a CDS encoding YutD family protein, with amino-acid sequence MIRYEVIRVIELFGKTYEVVENYRDGFSEEELEGRFSDILSKYDFIVGDWGYGQLRLKGFYDDQNAKATFETKISTLEDYLYEYCNFGCAYFVLKKVVK; translated from the coding sequence ATGATAAGGTATGAGGTGATCCGAGTGATTGAACTATTTGGGAAAACATATGAAGTCGTCGAGAATTATCGGGATGGCTTCAGTGAGGAAGAATTAGAAGGTCGTTTTAGTGATATTTTAAGTAAATATGACTTTATAGTAGGGGATTGGGGCTACGGTCAGCTTCGTCTTAAAGGTTTTTACGATGATCAAAATGCTAAAGCCACTTTTGAAACAAAAATAAGTACGCTAGAAGATTATTTATATGAATATTGCAACTTTGGCTGTGCGTACTTTGTGTTGAAAAAAGTAGTCAAGTAA